From the Hymenobacter yonginensis genome, one window contains:
- a CDS encoding VanZ family protein has product MPSLPGLTQQSAPPRPRRRPLVGLPLAWAALVLVLTLTPSADMPVVPPWELISFDTAAHAGVFVVLAALVVFSARRQTRWPALRRHAYTVVLLGCVAFGLLIELLQMTMALGRHGEWSDAISDALGAALGLGLAYAIRRWWQ; this is encoded by the coding sequence GTGCCTAGCCTTCCCGGTCTGACCCAACAATCCGCGCCGCCCAGGCCTCGCCGCCGGCCCCTTGTGGGCCTGCCGCTGGCCTGGGCGGCGCTGGTGTTGGTGCTCACCCTCACACCCTCCGCCGACATGCCGGTGGTACCGCCCTGGGAGCTGATATCCTTCGATACGGCGGCTCACGCGGGCGTATTCGTGGTGCTGGCGGCGCTGGTGGTGTTTTCGGCGCGGCGCCAGACCCGGTGGCCGGCGCTGCGGCGGCATGCCTATACGGTAGTGCTGCTGGGCTGCGTGGCCTTTGGCCTGCTGATTGAGCTGCTGCAGATGACCATGGCCCTGGGCCGCCACGGCGAGTGGTCCGACGCCATCAGCGACGCGCTGGGAGCGGCCCTGGGCCTGGGGCTGGCCTACGCCATCCGCCGCTGGTGGCAGTAG
- the gcvH gene encoding glycine cleavage system protein GcvH encodes MNLPADLKYTKEHEWIRVEGDVAYIGITDHAQKELGDIVYVDIDTLDKEVAQNEVFGTVEAVKTVSDLFSPITGTVLEINSQLDGSPETVNSDPYGDGWMVKMSIANPSELDALLSAEVYGELVGA; translated from the coding sequence ATGAATCTGCCCGCTGACCTGAAGTACACGAAAGAGCACGAATGGATTCGTGTGGAAGGCGACGTTGCCTACATCGGCATCACCGACCACGCCCAGAAAGAGCTCGGCGACATCGTGTATGTTGACATCGATACGCTCGACAAGGAAGTTGCCCAGAACGAGGTCTTCGGCACCGTGGAAGCCGTGAAAACCGTTTCCGACCTGTTCAGCCCCATCACCGGCACCGTACTGGAAATCAACAGCCAGCTCGACGGCAGCCCCGAAACCGTCAACTCCGACCCTTACGGCGACGGCTGGATGGTTAAAATGTCAATTGCCAACCCTTCGGAACTGGACGCGCTGCTGTCGGCCGAAGTATATGGCGAGCTGGTAGGTGCCTAG
- the sov gene encoding T9SS outer membrane translocon Sov/SprA, whose amino-acid sequence MNSGKKSLTASVAVVFASLLGAWWSQAETAGSAAFSLRQLWSWLPETNVARPWLMPGPDTPRTALPDTSRYRSSRRPRVAPSDRVGTPFSPQRRRSPLVLPLPGNVQQVITPDDSLQYFDVEERIGEDVDFRDPSRLTFKEYSRWQQQQAVRDYFRNRSAGGVVGDSGSAASRRLIPKIYLGPMADRIFGGSYVDIRPAGAVTIRMGARFNRNQNPTLTLRQQRIGEFQFDQNMNLNLTGQIGEKLRLNFNYDTKAAFDFENNMKLDYTGFDTDIIRKVDLGNVSLPLNNSLIVGGQNLFGVKTQLQFGRMSVTAVASTLRGQADEVRVQNGGQSRQFEIKASQYEKDRHFFLSQFFRDRYNLALRNLPTVQSGIEIRYLEVWVTNDNRQSDNLRNVVPLMDLGEASRVYRSPLLLPGTLPTAAANNTNNQLQQLLTPNAQARGELTVDNYLSGGNVAGQPLVKNVDFEHVRARKLDPREYTFNAQLGYLSLNTQLLPEQVLGVSYEYLYNGRTYKVGEVVNDYGNRSQDEVVFLKLLKATNPAVGLADPSQNPQNTNLLTRNLPTWDLMMKNVYPLNASQLNRDNFQLQIIYKDDVTGVDLISLKEGARIQNRPLIEVLNLDNVNPNNDQNADGNFDFFPGITIDPELGKVIFPVVEPFGNYLRSQFDTLGVTPGSDPANERLLARKYVYDALYNQVQSDAQQVTEKDKFVLRGRFQATATDEITLPGLGIAVGSVRVRAGSVLLEEGRDYQVFYDQAKVKILNPAYLNSANELRVEFEKNALVQVQPRRLLGARFDYRLNQDVNFGATVLHLRENQAPGINRVNIGDEPGNNTIYGFDVNMRRDSRALTKYLDMLPFISTKEPSSVAFSGEFAQLLPGKSQLGNGENGVSYLDDFENARTPYTLGGLNSAVAWRLGSTPRTFPNFDANDITSAYRRAKLAWYSIDQTYYTDGPSKPSNIGAAELRNHYTRGITRNEIFPNRDLGTTGNGFEYSLDMAYYPSERGPYNYNPAIGADGKTLPAGLAPQTFGAISREITFDTDFDNANVEYLEFWLMDPFIRGERGVINDSENPPVNNTTGGRLVINLGNVSEDVLRDNNQYEFENGLPTEDANVATDTRPTAWGRVTRQQFLTDAFSNAPGGRARQDVGLDGLTDTEETAFFNKAYADPSGDNFRHHLDPFYDQNDVKLLGRYKQYNGLEGNSQENSQLSSTAFPDKEDLNRDNVISETERYYEYQLELGANPGDIAVGNNYVVDRITKQVNGDAVNWYQFRIPIRQYSAVRSADGQPFGFKSIRFLRMYLTNWQQPVVLRMVQPQFIANQWRRYLQPISETSQPCLNCGDAARSFNISTVSLEENGPAVDGSKGAIPYVLPPNIQRDKEYGSGTVNRQQNEQSLRLCVDQLRDGFGQAAYKNINLSLLRYKQLRLFLHAESDDATVRDGQVQAFVRLGTDYNQNYYEYRLPLQITPRTATTQAEIWPAANEIQLSLQTFIDVKAERNLAVNQGTASYTGPYTKTFANGTSITVYGNPDLSSVQGAMIGLFNPTNDGNTKSFCLWADEFRVFDFDKQNGWAATARFNTKLADLANITATGSYTSVGFGGLQDKLQQRSLESITRGDVNATVAADKLFPEKLGLRIPVLVQAGNETRAPEYDPLDPDTRLEQSLNKFRNPDNSIDTEKQAEYRKEVIDQTTSRSISVLNVRKERTNPEKKPMPYDIENFAASYSITERTHTDIRTDRDYTRTYTGALAYLYQLTPKTYTPLAKIKALDNPYLKIFQDVNFTPLPTRFSFRADIDRRYNERFLQRVLEPGTLPTTNGIPGVFQKSFYFNRIYDLQWALTKALTIDYTANNRAVIDEGQGRTIGDSPEAQENRRQLRENLFRRGGRTTNFNQTVALTYRLPLDKFPLTDWLSADARYAANYTWQAASTALRAPAPVRFLPNGSPDPTDTTTAKLDLGNTIQNNGELSANGKIDLVKLYNKVRFLNIINNAPAPGANDASPGKRRPGLPTALDRAATAAQTEAPADTAKGPELRFLKAVLRSLMTARSLNFTYTRSNGTLLPGYLPRTRFFGMNSDFDAPGVPFLLGKQYDLDALYERAASRGWYTDQSQFLNTPISSLLTENLILRTSLEPFRDFNIQLEGRRQLARNREVFYRNEIDEITLQPTGNLAPRQNLGSGTFSTSFISIRTLFGDRFNEGEDSKAFDRFVNNRGIVQQRLATANTTGTGTYGYNSQDVLIPAFLDAYRGKSSDGYKAEKFKPFELLPIPNWRVDYNGLAELPFVKRYFRSISLTHAYSSVYTVAGYTTASGYAAEPEGLSTITNASGQYIPYYIIGQVSIAERLSPLIGVNFQTLEKITGRVELRTERAIGLNTTNAQVTELHTQELVIGFGYATNRFKLPFRVGGEQRILRNELTARLDLSIRDNTTIQRSIEDVVDPDNPTGTAPSVGRSRGLTTNGTRQMQLRPTIDYVLNQRLNLQFFFARTVTDPQVQNSFKNSTTEGGLQLRYSLSQ is encoded by the coding sequence TTGAACTCCGGTAAGAAGTCCCTCACTGCCTCCGTTGCTGTTGTTTTTGCGTCGTTGCTGGGTGCTTGGTGGTCGCAGGCCGAAACTGCCGGGTCGGCCGCTTTTTCGCTGCGCCAGCTCTGGTCGTGGCTCCCTGAAACCAACGTAGCCCGGCCCTGGCTGATGCCCGGGCCCGATACGCCGCGCACGGCCCTGCCCGACACCAGCCGCTACCGTTCCAGCCGCCGGCCCCGCGTGGCCCCCTCCGATAGGGTGGGCACGCCGTTTTCGCCGCAACGCCGCCGCTCGCCGCTGGTGCTGCCCCTGCCCGGCAACGTGCAGCAGGTCATCACGCCCGACGACAGCCTGCAGTATTTTGATGTGGAGGAACGGATAGGAGAGGACGTGGACTTCCGCGACCCCAGCCGCCTTACCTTCAAAGAGTACTCGCGCTGGCAACAACAACAGGCTGTACGAGACTATTTCCGAAATCGTTCGGCGGGCGGCGTCGTTGGCGACTCCGGCTCGGCCGCCTCGCGCCGCCTGATTCCCAAGATCTACCTCGGTCCCATGGCCGACCGCATCTTCGGTGGCTCCTACGTGGATATCCGGCCGGCCGGCGCCGTGACCATCCGGATGGGCGCGCGTTTCAACCGCAACCAGAACCCCACGCTCACGCTCCGGCAGCAGCGCATCGGCGAGTTTCAGTTCGACCAGAACATGAACCTCAACCTGACGGGCCAGATCGGGGAGAAGCTGCGCCTGAACTTCAACTACGACACCAAGGCCGCCTTCGACTTCGAGAACAATATGAAGCTCGACTACACGGGCTTCGACACCGACATCATCCGGAAGGTGGACCTCGGCAACGTGAGTTTGCCGCTCAACAACTCGCTGATTGTGGGCGGGCAGAACCTGTTCGGGGTTAAAACCCAGCTGCAGTTTGGGCGCATGAGCGTGACGGCCGTGGCCAGCACCCTGCGCGGCCAGGCCGACGAAGTGCGCGTGCAGAATGGCGGCCAGAGCCGGCAGTTTGAAATTAAGGCCAGCCAGTACGAAAAAGACCGGCACTTCTTCCTGAGCCAGTTCTTCCGCGACCGGTACAACCTGGCCCTGCGCAACCTGCCCACCGTGCAGAGCGGCATCGAAATCCGCTACCTAGAAGTGTGGGTCACCAACGACAACCGCCAGAGCGACAACCTGCGCAACGTGGTGCCGCTCATGGACCTGGGCGAAGCCAGCCGCGTGTACCGCAGCCCGCTGCTGCTGCCCGGCACCCTGCCCACCGCCGCCGCCAACAACACCAACAACCAGCTCCAGCAGCTGCTGACCCCCAACGCCCAGGCCCGCGGCGAGCTGACCGTGGACAACTACCTGAGCGGTGGCAACGTGGCCGGCCAGCCGCTGGTGAAAAACGTGGACTTCGAGCACGTGCGGGCCCGCAAGCTCGACCCGCGCGAGTACACCTTCAATGCCCAGCTGGGCTACCTGAGCCTCAACACCCAGCTGCTGCCCGAGCAGGTACTGGGCGTCAGCTACGAGTACCTCTACAACGGCCGCACCTACAAAGTAGGGGAGGTGGTGAACGACTACGGCAACCGCAGCCAGGACGAAGTGGTGTTTCTGAAGCTGCTGAAGGCCACCAACCCCGCCGTGGGCCTCGCCGACCCCAGCCAGAACCCGCAGAACACCAACCTGCTCACCCGGAACCTGCCGACCTGGGACCTGATGATGAAGAACGTGTACCCGCTGAACGCCTCGCAGCTCAACCGGGACAATTTCCAGCTCCAGATCATCTACAAGGACGACGTGACGGGTGTGGACTTGATTTCGCTGAAGGAAGGCGCCCGCATTCAGAACCGTCCGCTGATTGAGGTGCTCAACCTCGACAACGTCAACCCCAACAACGACCAGAACGCCGACGGCAACTTCGACTTCTTCCCCGGCATCACCATCGACCCGGAGCTGGGCAAGGTGATATTTCCGGTGGTGGAGCCCTTCGGCAACTACCTGCGCAGCCAGTTTGATACGCTGGGCGTGACGCCCGGCTCGGACCCCGCCAACGAGCGGCTGTTGGCCCGCAAGTACGTCTACGACGCCCTCTACAACCAGGTGCAGAGCGACGCCCAGCAGGTGACCGAGAAAGACAAGTTTGTGCTGCGCGGCCGGTTCCAAGCCACCGCCACCGACGAGATTACGCTGCCCGGCTTGGGCATTGCGGTGGGCTCGGTGCGGGTGCGCGCCGGCTCGGTGCTGCTGGAAGAAGGCCGCGACTACCAGGTGTTCTACGACCAGGCCAAGGTGAAAATCCTGAACCCGGCCTACCTCAACTCGGCAAACGAGCTGCGGGTGGAGTTTGAGAAGAATGCGCTGGTGCAGGTGCAACCGCGCCGCCTGCTCGGGGCCCGCTTCGACTACCGCCTCAACCAAGACGTGAACTTTGGGGCCACGGTGCTGCACCTGCGCGAAAACCAGGCGCCGGGCATCAACCGCGTGAACATCGGCGACGAGCCGGGCAACAACACCATCTACGGCTTCGACGTGAACATGCGCCGCGACTCGCGCGCCCTCACCAAGTACCTGGACATGCTGCCGTTCATCTCCACCAAGGAGCCGTCGTCGGTGGCCTTTAGTGGCGAGTTTGCGCAGCTGCTGCCGGGCAAGTCGCAGCTGGGCAACGGCGAGAACGGCGTGAGCTACCTCGACGACTTCGAGAATGCGCGCACGCCCTACACCTTAGGCGGCCTGAACTCGGCGGTGGCCTGGCGCCTGGGCTCCACGCCCCGCACCTTCCCCAACTTCGACGCCAACGACATCACCTCGGCCTACCGCCGCGCCAAGCTGGCCTGGTACTCCATCGACCAGACCTACTACACCGACGGCCCCAGCAAGCCAAGCAACATTGGAGCGGCCGAGTTGCGGAACCACTATACCCGCGGTATCACGCGCAACGAAATCTTCCCGAACCGCGACCTGGGCACCACTGGCAACGGCTTCGAGTACTCGCTGGACATGGCCTACTATCCTTCGGAGCGTGGCCCATATAACTACAACCCCGCCATTGGGGCCGACGGCAAAACCCTGCCAGCTGGCCTGGCACCGCAGACCTTCGGCGCCATTTCGCGCGAAATCACCTTCGACACCGACTTCGACAACGCCAACGTGGAGTACCTGGAGTTCTGGCTGATGGACCCATTTATTCGGGGGGAGCGAGGGGTAATCAACGACAGCGAAAACCCGCCCGTCAATAACACCACCGGCGGACGCCTGGTCATCAACCTCGGCAACGTGAGCGAGGACGTACTACGCGACAACAACCAGTACGAGTTCGAGAACGGCCTGCCCACTGAGGATGCCAACGTGGCGACAGACACGCGCCCGACTGCCTGGGGCCGCGTAACGCGCCAGCAGTTCCTGACCGACGCCTTCAGCAACGCCCCCGGCGGCCGCGCCCGCCAGGACGTGGGCCTCGACGGCCTGACCGACACCGAGGAAACGGCCTTCTTCAACAAAGCTTACGCCGACCCCTCCGGCGACAACTTCCGCCACCACCTCGACCCATTCTACGACCAGAACGACGTGAAGCTGCTGGGCCGCTATAAGCAGTATAACGGCCTGGAAGGCAACTCGCAGGAAAACAGTCAGCTTTCGTCCACGGCTTTCCCCGACAAGGAAGACCTGAACCGCGACAACGTCATCTCGGAAACCGAGCGCTACTACGAGTACCAGCTGGAATTGGGCGCCAACCCCGGCGACATTGCCGTGGGCAACAACTACGTGGTGGACCGCATCACCAAGCAGGTGAACGGCGACGCGGTGAACTGGTACCAGTTCCGCATTCCGATCCGCCAGTACAGCGCCGTGCGCAGCGCCGACGGGCAGCCGTTCGGGTTCAAGAGTATCCGCTTCCTGCGCATGTACCTCACGAACTGGCAGCAGCCGGTGGTGCTGCGTATGGTGCAGCCCCAGTTCATTGCCAACCAGTGGCGCCGCTACCTGCAGCCGATTTCGGAAACCAGCCAGCCCTGCCTGAACTGCGGCGACGCCGCCCGCTCGTTCAACATCAGCACCGTGAGCCTGGAGGAAAACGGCCCGGCAGTGGACGGCTCAAAGGGGGCCATTCCGTACGTGCTGCCGCCCAACATTCAGCGCGACAAGGAGTATGGCTCCGGCACCGTGAACCGCCAGCAGAACGAGCAGAGCCTGCGCCTGTGCGTAGACCAGCTCCGCGACGGTTTCGGGCAGGCCGCCTACAAAAACATCAACCTAAGCCTGCTGCGCTACAAGCAGCTGCGGCTGTTCCTGCACGCTGAAAGCGACGATGCCACCGTGCGCGACGGCCAGGTGCAGGCCTTCGTGCGCCTCGGCACCGACTACAACCAGAACTACTACGAGTATCGCCTGCCGCTGCAGATTACGCCGCGCACCGCTACTACCCAGGCCGAAATCTGGCCCGCAGCCAACGAAATCCAGCTCTCACTGCAGACTTTCATTGATGTGAAGGCTGAGCGCAACTTGGCCGTAAATCAAGGCACGGCCAGCTACACCGGCCCCTACACCAAAACCTTCGCCAACGGCACCAGTATTACCGTGTATGGCAACCCCGACCTGAGTTCGGTGCAGGGTGCCATGATCGGCCTGTTCAACCCCACTAACGACGGCAACACCAAATCCTTCTGCCTCTGGGCCGATGAGTTTCGGGTGTTCGACTTCGACAAGCAGAACGGCTGGGCCGCCACCGCCCGCTTCAACACCAAGCTCGCCGACTTGGCCAACATCACGGCCACCGGCAGCTACACCTCGGTGGGCTTTGGCGGCCTGCAGGACAAGCTGCAGCAACGCTCCCTGGAAAGCATCACCCGCGGCGACGTGAATGCCACGGTGGCCGCCGACAAGCTGTTCCCCGAAAAGCTGGGCCTGCGGATTCCAGTGCTGGTGCAGGCCGGCAATGAAACCCGCGCCCCCGAGTACGACCCGCTCGACCCCGATACCCGCCTGGAACAGTCGTTGAACAAATTCAGGAATCCCGACAACTCCATTGATACGGAGAAGCAGGCCGAGTACCGCAAGGAAGTCATCGACCAGACCACCAGCCGCAGCATTTCGGTGCTGAACGTGCGCAAGGAGCGCACCAACCCCGAGAAGAAGCCGATGCCCTACGACATCGAGAACTTCGCGGCCAGCTACTCCATCACCGAGCGTACCCACACCGACATCCGCACCGACCGGGACTACACCCGCACCTACACCGGCGCGCTGGCCTACCTCTACCAGCTCACGCCCAAAACCTACACCCCGCTGGCCAAGATTAAGGCCTTAGACAACCCGTACCTGAAGATTTTCCAGGACGTGAACTTCACGCCGCTGCCCACCCGCTTCTCGTTCCGGGCCGACATCGACCGGCGCTACAACGAGCGGTTTCTGCAGCGCGTGCTGGAGCCGGGCACGCTGCCTACCACCAATGGCATTCCGGGCGTGTTCCAGAAGTCGTTCTACTTCAACCGGATCTACGACCTGCAGTGGGCCCTCACCAAGGCGCTGACCATCGACTACACCGCCAACAACCGCGCGGTGATTGACGAAGGCCAGGGCCGCACCATCGGGGACTCGCCGGAGGCCCAGGAGAACCGCCGGCAGCTGCGCGAAAACCTGTTCCGCCGCGGCGGCCGCACCACCAACTTCAACCAGACGGTGGCCCTGACCTACCGCCTGCCCCTCGACAAGTTCCCGCTCACCGACTGGCTGTCGGCGGATGCGCGCTACGCCGCCAACTACACTTGGCAGGCGGCTTCCACGGCGCTGCGGGCCCCGGCCCCGGTGCGGTTCCTGCCCAACGGCTCGCCCGATCCCACCGACACCACCACCGCCAAGCTTGACCTAGGCAACACCATCCAGAACAACGGCGAGCTGAGCGCCAACGGCAAGATTGATCTGGTGAAGCTCTACAACAAGGTGCGCTTCCTCAACATCATCAACAACGCCCCGGCCCCCGGCGCCAACGACGCCAGCCCCGGCAAGCGCCGCCCCGGTCTGCCCACGGCCCTCGACCGCGCCGCCACCGCCGCCCAGACCGAGGCCCCAGCCGACACGGCTAAAGGCCCCGAGCTGCGCTTCCTCAAGGCCGTGCTTCGGTCCCTGATGACGGCCCGCTCGCTGAACTTCACCTACACCCGCTCCAACGGCACGCTGCTGCCCGGCTACCTGCCGCGCACCCGCTTCTTCGGCATGAACTCCGACTTCGACGCGCCGGGCGTGCCCTTCCTGCTGGGCAAGCAGTACGACCTGGATGCCCTGTACGAGCGGGCCGCCAGCCGCGGCTGGTACACCGACCAGAGCCAGTTCCTGAACACGCCCATTAGCTCGCTGCTCACCGAAAACCTGATCTTGCGCACCTCGCTGGAGCCCTTCCGCGACTTCAATATTCAGCTGGAGGGCCGCCGCCAGCTGGCCCGCAACCGCGAGGTGTTTTACCGCAACGAAATCGACGAAATCACGCTGCAGCCCACCGGCAACCTGGCCCCGCGTCAGAATCTGGGCTCTGGCACGTTCAGCACCTCTTTCATCAGCATCCGCACCCTGTTCGGCGACCGGTTCAATGAGGGCGAGGATTCCAAGGCGTTCGACCGGTTTGTGAACAACCGGGGTATTGTGCAGCAGCGGCTGGCCACGGCCAACACTACCGGCACGGGCACATACGGCTACAACTCGCAGGACGTGCTGATTCCGGCCTTCCTGGATGCCTACCGCGGCAAGTCGTCGGATGGCTACAAGGCCGAGAAGTTCAAGCCGTTCGAGCTGCTGCCCATCCCCAACTGGCGCGTCGATTACAACGGTCTGGCCGAGCTGCCCTTCGTGAAGCGCTACTTCCGCTCCATCTCGCTTACTCACGCCTACTCGTCGGTGTACACGGTGGCCGGCTACACCACAGCTTCGGGCTACGCTGCCGAGCCGGAGGGTCTGAGCACCATCACCAACGCCTCGGGTCAGTACATTCCGTACTACATCATCGGGCAGGTGAGCATTGCGGAGCGCCTCTCGCCGCTGATTGGCGTGAACTTCCAGACGCTGGAGAAGATTACGGGCCGCGTGGAGCTGCGCACCGAGCGGGCCATCGGCCTCAACACCACCAACGCCCAGGTCACGGAGCTGCACACCCAGGAGCTGGTGATTGGCTTCGGCTACGCCACCAACCGCTTCAAGCTGCCCTTCCGCGTCGGCGGCGAGCAGCGCATCCTGCGCAACGAGCTGACCGCCCGCCTCGACCTGAGTATCCGCGACAACACCACCATTCAGCGCAGCATCGAAGACGTGGTGGACCCCGACAACCCCACCGGCACTGCGCCCTCCGTGGGCCGGTCCCGCGGCCTCACCACCAACGGCACCCGCCAGATGCAGCTGCGCCCCACCATCGACTACGTGCTCAACCAGCGCCTGAACCTGCAGTTCTTCTTCGCCCGCACCGTCACGGACCCGCAAGTGCAGAACTCGTTCAAGAACTCCACCACCGAGGGCGGCCTGCAGCTTCGCTACAGCCTGTCGCAGTAG
- the ruvA gene encoding Holliday junction branch migration protein RuvA, giving the protein MIAYIEGKLAYKDHAQAILDVSGIGYEVRISLSTFSKLPAEGDKAKLYTFQHIKEDAHTLYGFLDPSEKALFMQLISVSGIGPGTGIVMVSSMSVGEIRQAIVNEDVRAIQSIKGVGPKTAQRVILELRDKLRKDELLAKAGVDTVPLARAHNTSRSEALSALVTLGFARAAAEKNLDQIQKRYGNDLSVEELIKFALKSN; this is encoded by the coding sequence ATGATTGCCTACATCGAAGGAAAGCTCGCTTATAAAGACCACGCTCAGGCCATTCTCGACGTGAGCGGCATTGGCTACGAAGTGCGGATTTCGCTCAGCACGTTCAGCAAGCTGCCCGCCGAGGGCGACAAGGCCAAGCTTTACACCTTCCAGCACATCAAGGAAGACGCCCACACACTCTACGGCTTCCTCGACCCCAGCGAGAAGGCGCTGTTTATGCAGCTGATTTCGGTGTCAGGCATCGGGCCGGGCACGGGCATCGTGATGGTGAGCAGCATGAGCGTGGGCGAAATCCGCCAAGCCATCGTGAACGAGGACGTGCGCGCCATCCAGAGCATCAAGGGCGTGGGCCCCAAAACGGCGCAGCGCGTGATTCTGGAGCTGCGCGACAAGCTGCGCAAAGACGAACTGCTGGCCAAAGCCGGCGTGGATACCGTACCGCTGGCCCGCGCACACAATACCAGCCGCAGTGAGGCGTTGTCGGCTTTAGTGACCCTGGGCTTCGCCCGGGCTGCCGCCGAGAAAAACCTCGACCAGATCCAGAAGCGCTACGGCAACGATCTGAGCGTGGAGGAATTGATTAAGTTTGCTCTTAAGTCCAATTAA